One window of Henckelia pumila isolate YLH828 unplaced genomic scaffold, ASM3356847v2 CTG_525:::fragment_3, whole genome shotgun sequence genomic DNA carries:
- the LOC140872989 gene encoding uncharacterized protein, producing the protein MQSPCLDSLNGLSCSEGFDLWEGNTRNHSASNESSNVSMDYLRKMVMEKPLVLLVLYLVASFHLLVASFSLIGKQGYVIGSIQYATIRDFTSGHREQLQGSYDKFETNLQHS; encoded by the exons ATGCAATCTCCTTGTTTGGATAGTCTGAATGGTCTATCTTGCTCAGAAG GTTTTGATCTCTGGGAAGGAAATACGAGAAACCACAGTGCCTCCAACGAATCTTCAAACGTGTCAATGGACTACTTGAGGAAGATGGTGATGGAAAAGCCCTTGGTTCTACTGGTGCTGTATTTGGTTGCATCATTTCATTTGTTGGTGGCCTCCTTTAGTTTAATAGGAAAGCAAGGCTATGTCATCGGATCTATTCAGTATGCTACCATCCGG GACTTCACCAGTGGTCATAGAGAGCAACTTCAGGGGAGCTATGACAAGTTTGAAACCAATTTACAACATTCATAG